A window of Gloeocapsa sp. DLM2.Bin57 contains these coding sequences:
- a CDS encoding NYN domain-containing protein, whose amino-acid sequence MFYEQNTKSFSYWETIANPNQGALEENKPELVKEVSAVNELNRGRIAIFIDGSNLFYAALQLGIEINYTKLLRYLTGNSRLLRCFFYTGIDYTNDKQQSFLLWMRRHGYRVVTKELTQLADGSKKVDLNVEIAVDMMTLAKYYDTAVLVSGDGDLAYAVNAVGYQGARVEVVSLRSMTSDSLINYADYYVDLSDIKEHIQKLPRSGYLSSP is encoded by the coding sequence ATGTTTTATGAACAAAACACAAAAAGTTTCTCATACTGGGAAACCATTGCTAACCCTAATCAAGGAGCGTTAGAAGAGAATAAACCAGAACTGGTTAAAGAAGTAAGCGCTGTTAATGAATTAAATCGAGGTAGAATCGCTATTTTTATCGACGGATCTAATTTATTCTATGCTGCTTTACAATTAGGAATAGAAATTAATTACACCAAGTTACTACGCTATTTAACAGGAAATTCCAGATTATTACGTTGTTTTTTTTATACAGGAATTGATTATACCAACGATAAACAACAAAGTTTTTTACTCTGGATGCGTCGTCACGGTTATCGAGTAGTCACCAAAGAATTAACCCAATTAGCCGATGGTTCTAAAAAAGTTGACCTGAATGTAGAGATAGCTGTAGATATGATGACCCTAGCTAAATACTATGATACAGCAGTTTTGGTAAGTGGTGATGGAGATTTAGCTTACGCAGTTAACGCAGTAGGTTATCAAGGAGCTAGGGTAGAAGTAGTTAGTTTGCGCAGTATGACTAGTGATAGTTTGATTAATTATGCTGATTATTATGTAGATTTAAGCGATATTAAAGAACATATCCAAAAACTACCTCGTTCTGGTTATCTTTCTTCTCCCTAA
- a CDS encoding aspartyl protease, which produces MLDANGETLNLGDLCNNSSESVSNQDIFEIPIKRREANIAVIEVVFNGQHRFEMLLDTGASGTVLTPTMADTLQIELEGTTLVSTAGGVIQAGVGKVDSIAVGGITANNVSVVIAPNLPIGLLGQDFFGHYDLVIKQNTIELHVRK; this is translated from the coding sequence ATGCTAGATGCTAATGGGGAAACTCTTAATCTCGGTGATTTGTGTAATAATAGTTCCGAGAGCGTCTCTAATCAGGATATTTTTGAAATTCCTATTAAACGTCGAGAAGCTAATATAGCGGTTATTGAGGTAGTATTTAATGGTCAACATCGTTTCGAGATGTTGCTAGATACAGGAGCGAGTGGAACTGTTTTAACCCCAACAATGGCGGATACTTTACAGATTGAACTAGAAGGAACTACCCTTGTTTCTACCGCGGGAGGAGTAATCCAAGCCGGAGTAGGAAAAGTTGATTCTATAGCGGTAGGAGGAATTACTGCTAATAATGTAAGTGTAGTGATTGCTCCTAATCTTCCCATCGGTTTACTAGGACAAGATTTTTTTGGTCATTATGATCTAGTTATTAAACAAAATACTATAGAACTTCATGTTCGGAAATAA